A genomic region of Vespa crabro chromosome 19, iyVesCrab1.2, whole genome shotgun sequence contains the following coding sequences:
- the LOC124430859 gene encoding synaptic vesicle membrane protein VAT-1 homolog-like, with the protein MAEDKNETSPNAEGENPPQEATPPAKQEKEEPKETKEEEKKAEENGEGEKARENGEEKPTPEPKDMRAIVLNGFGGLKSVKALRKPEPTLSEGEVLIRVKACGLNFQDLMARQGAIDSPPKTPFIMGSECAGDIEQVGEGVENFKVGDRVVALPDHKAWAELVAVPATSVFALPTGMSYLDAAATTMNYTVAYILLFELANLTPGKSLLLHSAGGGVGQAVIQLAKTVKDVTIFGVCSKSKHEALKSSGTIDYLLERGTDYSNEVRKISSEGVDIVLDCLCGEECNKGYALLKPMGKYILYGSSNVVTGETKSFFSAARSWWQVDKVSPIKLFDENKTLSGLNLRHLMYQHGGHAYVRRAVNQVFSLWTEGKIKPVMDSTWALEDVPEAMQKMHDRKNIGKIVLDPSLEPKPKPATPAKGKAKDKKTTNQEEKKASSVESEEGEKKKEPELTNGTSEDKSDSDSKEKESS; encoded by the exons ATGGCAGAGGACAAGAACGAGACAAGCCCGAACGCTGAGGGTGAAAACCCGCCACAGGAAGCAACACCGCCCGCAAAACAGGAAAAAGAGGAGCCTAAGGAaacgaaggaggaagagaaaaaggccGAGGAGAATGGCGAGGGTGAAAAGGCGAGAGAGAATGGCGAGGAAAAGCCGACGCCAGAGCCTAAGGATATGCGAGCCATCGTGCTCAACGGTTTCGGCGGACTCAAAAGTGTGAAAGCTCTGAGAAAGCCCGAACCCACCCTTAGCGAAGGAGAAGTTCTTATACGCGTCAAGGCATG CGGTCTAAACTTTCAAGATTTAATGGCACGACAAGGTGCGATCGATTCACCCCCAAAAACACCCTTCATTATGGGATCAGAGTGTGCTGGAGATATCGAACAAGTTGGCGAGGGAGTCGAGAATTTTAAA gTTGGTGACAGAGTCGTTGCATTACCTGATCATAAAGCGTGGGCCGAATTAGTAGCTGTTCCAGCGACATCCGTTTTTGCATTGCCAACTGGCATGAGTTATTTGGATGCGGCTGCTACTACTATGAATTACACCGTAGCGTACATCTTACTCTTCGAATTGGCCAATCTAACGCCTGGAAAGTCGCTTTTGTTACACAGTGCCGGTGGTGGCGTT GGTCAAGCTGTGATCCAACTTGCTAAGACTGTGAAAGATGTAACCATTTTTGGTGTCTGCAGCAAGTCAAAGCACGAGGCTCTTAAATCATCCGGCACTATAGATTATTTGCTAGAAAGAGGCACAGATTATAGTAACGAAGTCAGAAA AATTTCATCCGAAGGCGTAGATATTGTCTTGGATTGTTTATGCGGCGAGGAATGTAACAAGGGATATGCCCTCTTGAAACCTATgggaaaatatattctttatggTTCTAGTAACGTCGTAACCGGCGAAACAAAAAGCTTTTTCTCGGCGGCACGATCg tggTGGCAGGTAGACAAAGTTTCTCCCATAAAGTTATTCGACGAGAATAAAACGTTGTCCGGCTTGAATCTTCGTCATTTAATGTATCAACACGGTGGCCACGCATATGTCCGTCGGGCTGTTAATCAAGTATTCTCATTGTGGACTGAGGGTAAAATAAAGCCCGTGATGGATTCAACATGGGCTCTTGAGGACGTGCCCGAAGCAATGCAGAAGATGCACGATCGAAAGAATATAGGAAAAATCGTACTCGATCCGAGCTTGGAGCCCAAACCAAAACCAGCTACGCCAGCGaaaggaaaagcaaaagaCAAGAAGACTACCaatcaagaagaaaagaaagcatcGAGCGTGGAATCCGAGGAAggcgaaaagaagaaagagccTGAATTGACAAACGGAACATCTGAGGATAAGTCTGATAGTG actcgaaggaaaaagaatcaaGCTGA